The sequence CGAATTCCGGCAGAATCCGCTTTGCCAAAAGGCCTTTGGGGGATTTAAAGGATAGGATGGCGGAAATTGCAAATAAAGAGAGCAATAACGAGAAGAGCTGGTAAACCATGCTTCTGAAGCTATCCAGGCCAAGGCAGGCGGTTAGAATCAAGGCATAGATCAAAAAATTTCCGGCCATGGAAAATTTGTTTTCTTTCCAGAAACCATACCTGGCAAATTGGGTATAAACGCGGTAAAGAAATTTTGTTGATGCCTTTTCCACCCCTTACCCCGGCGCTTTGGTGGATCTGACAATGTCGTGAATGGTGCCGGCGCTTGAGTTGCCGGCGAAACTAAATTCCGGGTTCAGGACCAGGCGGTGGGCCATCACCGGTATGGCCAGTTCCTGGATATGTTCGGGCGTGACAAAATCACTGCCTGAAAAAAGGGCATAGGCTTTGGCTGTCTTCATCAGGGTGATGGAGGCTCTGTGCCCGGCGCCCAGGGTGATGCCCTTATGGGCCCTGGTCTGCCCCACAAGATTTACAATATAATATTTAAGCTCTTCGCTGATAAACACATGGTCCACAGCCTCTTTCATGGCCAGGATTTCCGATGTTGTAACACAGGGATTGACCGCATTAACCGGCTCTTTTTTCTCCTGGTTTGTCAGGATGGCCACCTCGTCCTGGGGGCCCACATAGCCCATGGACAGTTTCAGGGCAAAGCGGTCCATCTGGGCCTCGGGCAACGGATAGGTGCCCCTGGACTCCACAGGGTTCTGGGTGGCAATGACAAAAAAGAAATCGTCCAGCTTTAAAATTTTTCCGTCAATGCTGACCTGGGACTCTGCCATGGCTTCAAGCAGGGCGGACTGGGTTCTTGGCGATGCCCGGTTGATTTCATCGGCCAATAGAATATTGGTAAAGACCGGGCCTTTATGAAGCCTGAACGCCTGTGTTGACGGATCAAAGATGGAGACGCCGCATACATCCGAGGGCAAAAGGTCCGGTGTGAACTGGATTCTTTTGAAATCTGCGTCTGCAGAAAACGCCAGGGCCTTGGCCAGGGTGGTTTTGCCGTTACCGGGCGCATCCTCAAGCAGGATATGCCCGCCTGCGGCAAAGCCTGAGAGCAACAGGGTAATGGTGTTGTCCTGGCCTTTTATAACATTGGTAATGCTTTGAAACAGCTTTGTATAGGTGTTAAATCCCGTCATGTCTTTCTTTGCTCGTTGACTGATCCGGGTGAAGTGTTAAAATTATGTTACCATAAATCCCGGGATGGACAAGGGAAAAATCATAGAGTCAAGATAACTGCTTTGGAAAAAGTGGAGATTGGTTCCAACGTCGGCCGCACTGTAGGGGCAGGCCACCGTGCCTGCCCTAACGAGGGCAACCACAGAGGGATTGCCCCTACGAAAAATGGCCTATATTAGAATCAAGCCCCAAAACTCCAAGCCCTGCGTGACGGAAGATAATTCAAAAAGGAACTGAAATGGAGACTGAAATTAAGATCAGAGGATACCATACAGACCTGTATCAGCATGTAAATAATGCCCGGTATCTTGAATTCCTTGAAGAAGCCAGGTGGCAGCTTCTTGAAAACCACATGGACCTTGAGTCGTTTATGAAAAAGGGCTTTTTATTTTTTGTGGTCAACATCAATATCTCATATAAAAGCCAGGCCAGGGTTAACGATCTGATCCGCATCCGGTCGGGAATGGCAAACATCGGAAATAAAAGCGCCGTGGTCCGTCAGCAGGTTCTCAACCTGACAACCGGGCTGGTTAGTGTGGATGCCGATATCATTTTTGTTTTGTCTGACTCTAAAGGAAAAGCGCTCAAGCTTGAAGGTGAGGTGCTGGAGACACTGAATCGGATTCCGGTGTTTGAAGAATAGACCCCATCGTTGAGGGTTTTTATAGGGTATTGAAAACCCATGGACAAATAAGACAAATAAAGCAGGCAACAATGATTGAAAATATCTTTTTTGATTTGGATGGAACCTTGACAGACCCTAAAGAAGGGATAACCCGTTGCATACAATTCGCTCTTGAAGAATTCGACGTGGAGAAACCTCATGCAGATCAGCTTACCTGGTGTATCGGCCCGCCACTCAGAGATTCTTTTTCCAAAATATTGGAAACCACCGATAAAGATAAGATTAAACATGCTTATACCACTTACCGAAAACGGTTTGCAGTTAAAGGGCTGTATGAAAATAGAGTCTATCCGGACGTTCATAACTCCCTTAATATGATTAAAAAATCGGGGTTCAGGATTTTTCTTGCCACTTCAAAACCTGAAATATATGCAAAACAGATACTGGATCATTTTGACCTCTCCAAATATTTCAATAAAGCTTATGGCAGTAATCTGAATGGTTCCCTGACTGATAAAGGTGAGTTGATCGCCCATATTCTCAAAACCGAGAACCTTGATCCAGGAAAAACCGTCATTGTCGGAGACAGGGTGTATGACATCGCTGGGGGTCAGAAAAACGGCATCATGACGGCAGCTGTCACATATGGCTATGGGAGCCGGGAAGAAATCACCTCATCGCAACCGGATATTATATTTGACTCATTTTCCGACCTGTTACCTTTTCTGGAAATAACCACACCCACAAGAACCGAGTGCTGCCAACGGTGACGGCGCGTAAGTGCAAGATGTTTTAAGGGAACAGGCGGTTTATGCAGAAACCGACGCAGAAGGATGCCGCCACGGTCAAAAGTGTGAAAAGCAGGACAAAGGACCAGCCGAACAGGGAGATCATCATCGGAAGAAGGGCGGGTTTGACGGCCCGGTTGACGAGAAAAACGGCCATCAGCGAGGGTGCAGCACCCCGGTCACGCAAGTCTTTGAGAATCGGATACCAGGCAAATATAGGCCCTGTTGACAAGATGCCGGCAATGGCGGCAAAAAGAGTTTGCTTCACTCCGGAACCCTTTTGCGTAACTTTTTCAAACTGGGGCGGGGTTAGGAAAAGATTTAACGCGACCATAAAACAGAATACCAGAAAGAACGGCAGGAGCAGGCGGCAAAAAAAATCAATGCTGGTTTGAAACGCCACCGCTGTTTTTTCAGGCACTATCCACCAGAGCACAAGATAGAGAGCGACCACCAAAAGGATAAACAATCCTTTTAAAGAGTACAGAAATTTCAAAATTTTTTTTGTTGGGCTGTTTGATTCTGCCATGTGTTATCCTTACGCTTGATCATCGAGTTACATGAACCCCACCATAATCAGTGCGATCACCATGGATAGAATGAAGCATAAAAAATTTCGGGCAATCGCAAAACGTTTGCCAAGGGCTGCGCTTTCTGCCGGCAGTTGCACAATCCCAACCGTTACCCAGGCGCATATCAGGGCGATGACCGGGCCGATGCCAATGCCCTGGTCAAGAAGTTCTTTTCCAATGATATAGCTGTTGGCGGGATTTCCGGTAAAAAGGCTTCCAACCAATGCACCTTTAAAAATACCCTGAAGTGTGCCGCCAAAGAAAAAATCAGACAGGAGGCGCTGGGGAATAAACGCAGTCAGCAAGCCAATCAGAAAGACGACACCCGCGATCGTCGGAAGCATGCTGCCGATTTGGGTGAGGGCCTGGCGGCAGGCTTGGGTTAACGCCTGGGTATTTGACAAAAGGGATGCGCCGACGGATTCTTTTGGGAGAACTGTCGAGTCTGCAGCATGTTTCTGTTCAAATTTTTCAAGGGCCTGTGCCACCTTGCCGGTCATGCCCGTCACCACCGTGATACCCCGGGCCTCAAGCTGCCGTTGGCTGATCGGGCTTAACCAACCCGCCAGAAAGGCGTCGCATTTTTCGTTGATGGCCATGGTGACGAGCTGCAGACCTGACCCAGGGCGAAATTTCCCCGGCCCCTCAAAGCATTGCAGCTCTTTAGACAATGTGTCGATCACCAGCAGGTGTGACGCTGTGCCCGGTTTGTCGCTCACCTGGGCATCAAGGTCTTTTCCAAGGGCGGTGATGGCAATTTTCATGATGATTCCCTAACGTTATTGTTTAGAGATCAAACCTGTCTTGAATCGATTCAATTGCATCCTCTGCCGCATCCTTAAGATCTTCGTGGGACAGGGCATCCTGATGGGCAGTGATCCAGTCCCGGGTATCAGGGGTACCGATTTCTCCCAAGGCGTATAAAATGTCACCCTGGACCGGAACATCTTTGGTGCTGAATGCCTCAGTTAAAATCTTTTCCAGCTCGGCACACAGGGCCGGTGCCTTCTCGGCAAGGGCTTCCACCACCACCATGGCACCTAAACGCACAGACCAGGTTTCGTGAAGAAGCAGTCCGGCAAATCCTTTGAACAACCGGTTGGACGCGAGCATCTGCTCGGTGATCCATTCTGCCCGGCCATCCTCTAATATGGTTTTCAAGGCCTTTGTATCCAGGTTCATGCTCTCCTTATTGACGATCATGTCCAAAATTTCTTCTTCGGTTACATCTCCGGTCCATCGGGCATCATCATCCAGAATCAGGCAGGGGGCGGACATCACCTTGTCTTCCTGGGCTTTTTCAGGAAACAGGGAACCGTCAATGATGTGAAGGTGAATGTTTTCACAGGCGGCGGCAAGGGGGATGAGCCGTTCAACCATCCCCGGGCAGTGGGGGCATTGCAGGGCAATATACAGGGTCAGCCGGCAGGGTACGTCGATCGTGTCCAACGTTTTTTGGATGCCGGCGCCCGGATTTGGTTTGTCAAGGGAGTCCAGGCCGTTTAAAAAAGGTGACAGTTCACGTTCGAGGGGCAGGGCGGAATATATAATGTTGTTTTTCAGAAAAAAGCCCGGCAGGTCCGCAGGTTGACTGCCTTTTATCCAGGAGATGGAATTCGATATCTCCTGCCATTGGCGGGCAAACCCCTCGAATTGTTTTTGCTCGGGATGTTCTGTGTTTGCTATGCTTAGGGTTGGGCGTCCCAAAGGCGTCCAGGCTTTGATCTGTTCTTTTGTCGTGTTGTCCATAATTGGCCTCCAGTTGGATTGGGTGGTTTGCCTGTATCGTCTGATACTTATCAGAATTCAGGTTTTAAATTAAGGGCAAATCATGTACATAATAGCCATTAAATAATTATCTACGGACAGGTTCCATGAAATTTATAGCAGATCTGCATATCCATTCAAAATATTCCCGGGCCACAGCTAAAAATCTGGACCTGGAGCATATCTACCACACGGCCCAGGTCAAAGGCATTACCCTGGTGGGCACAGGGGATTTTACCCATCCTGCCTGGATTCAGGAGATAGAAACCAAGCTTGAGCCTGCCGAACCCGGGCTGTTTGCATTGAAAGATGAGATTGCAAGACAGATTGACGCCGACGTGCCGGCGTCGTGCAAAGGGCCTGTGCGTTTTATTCTTCAGTCTGAGATTTCCAATATATATAAAAAGGATGCAAGGGTCCGTAAAAACCATAACCTGATCTATATGCCGGATCTGGATACGGTAAAAAAGTTCAATGCCCGCCTGGATGCCATCGGCAACATTAAATCCGACGGCCGGCCCATTCTGGGGCTGGATGCAAGGGATCTGCTGGAGATCATGCTGGAGACATCCGACCAGGGCTTTTTTATCCCGGCCCATATCTGGACGCCGTGGTTTTCCATGTTTGGGTCTAAGTCCGGGTTTGATACCATTGAAGAGTGCTTTGGTGATTTAAGTTCCCATATCTTTGCCTGTGAGACCGGCCTGTCATCCGATCCGCCCATGAACTGGCGGGTGACAGATCTGGATAGGGTCCGGCTGGTATCCAATTCCGATGCCCATTCCCCGGGATTTTTGGGCCGCAACGCGTCGGTGTTTGATACGGACCTGGCCTTTGATGCGGTGCGACGTGCCCTTGAAACCCATGATCTTGCCGCCTACAAAGGCACCCTGGATATGTATCCTCACCAGGGAAAATATCACTATGACGGCCATCGCAAATGCGGGGTGTGCCTCAATCCCGATGAGACCGCCGCTTTGGGCGGGATTTGCCCTGAATGCGGGAAACCCCTGACCCTGGGCGTGCTTTACCGGGTTCAGGAACTTGCCGACAGGCCCGAGGGGTTTAAGCCTGAAAACCGGCATCCCCATTCCTATGTGGTGCCCCTGGCTGATATGTTATCCCAGATTTTGGGGGTGGGTCCCAATACCAAAAAGGTGAAAACCCATTATGATAAGGCGGTTAATGCCCTGGGACCGGAACTTGACATACTCACACAACTTTCGCCTGAAATCATCGAACGTGCCGGCGTACCCTTACTGGCCCAGGCCATACAAAAGATGAGAGACGGGGATATTCACATTGACCCCGGGTATGACGGTGAGTATGGAAAGGTCAATATTTTTACCCGGGAGGAAAAAGAGCATATCCAGGGCGAAAAAAGCCTGTTTGGTAGTCCTTTGCCCCGAAAAAAAACAAAAAAAACGCCCGGTACCCCGCATATCCGTAAAAAGCCCCAAAACAAAGATGCGGTATTGCCTTCACCTGAAAAAAAAGTCCCTCCGGTATCCGTGGCACCCGGACATATTTTGGACGGGTTGAACCCGGAGCAGGACAGGGCGGTTAAATCCCAATCAAAGGCCGTGGTGATCCAGGCAGGGCCGGGCACGGGAAAAACCCGTACCCTTACGGCCAGAATCGCCTGGCTGCTTCGGGAAAATAAGGCGGCCCCTGAAAATATCCTGGCGTTGACCTTTACAAATAAGGCGGCCGGCGAACTTGCCGACCGGATTGAATCCTTTATTCCCCAGGGCGGGCAGCTTGTTACGGCTGCCACATTTCACGGATTTTGCCTTCAAATGCTTAGGCGTTATTCAAATTTTAAGCGGGGGCTCATGGAAGACGACCTGCGCCTGGAGATGCTGGCGCAGGCTGTCAAAGACGTGACGGGTGAGAAAAAGGTGCCCAAGAAAACAGTGTCAAAACTGGATGCCTGGATCAGCCGGCAAAAGCAGCAATTGAAGGAACCTGGTGATGAAACTCAAGAGGACACTGAAAATAACCCTATCGAAGATTTCGATCCGGTCTGGCCTGATGTGTACAAAGCCTATGACCGGATACTTCAGGAACGCGGCCTGGCAGATTTTGAAGATTTGATTTTCATCTGTTTCAGGCTTTTTTCCAGGGATGAGGTCCTGCTTGAACAAATTCGTCATCAGTATAAATATATTTTTGTGGATGAGTACCAGGACCTGAACCTGGGTCAGTACCGGCTGGTGAGGCTTATTGCACAAAACAGTCACATATTTGTGATCGGTGACCCCGATCAGTCTATCTACGGGTTCAGAGGCTCGGACAGCCGGTTTTTTAATCGCTTTGAACTTGATTTCCCCGAGTGCGAACAGATCCGCCTGCGCCAAAATTACCGATCCACCCAGACCATCCTGGACGCCTCTTTTCAAGTGATTTGTACCGGTGATGAAGTGGAAAATGAGGCTCGTAAAATTTATGCAAGCCTTGACGGCAAACAAAAGATTTCGATCAATGAAACGGCGAGCGAAAGCGCCGAGGCGGTTGCCGTGGGAAAGGTTATTGAAAAAGGGGTGGGGGGGCTTTCTTTTCTGTCCATGGACAAGGGCACAGGTCCGGATTCCGGGACGGACAGGGAATATGCCTTTTCCGATTTTGCCGTTCTCTACCGCACCCGGCAGCAAGCCCTGGCCTTTACCCGGGCCTTTGAGAAGGCCGGTATTCCATTTCAGACCGCAGACCGGGAGCATTGGGCCGACATGGCAGGCATAAAAGACCTGTTGGCGCTGATGCGGATTTCCCTTAACCGGAGCAGTGACGCAGAGCGACAGCAGTTTGTACAATTTTTACCCAGAGTTGAGACGCTTACAGTTCCCATGAACACGTCAGCGCTTCTTGATACCTTGGGTGACTGGCTGGATATCAAGGCCCTGGGCCAAACAGATGAAAAACTGGCAGCGGCATGGCAGCGGCTCAATGTATTGGCAGACCGGTACCCGTCTCCTTGTGATCTTCTGGATGCCCTAAGGCTGGATCAGGACCCTGATTTTTTGGACAAAACAGTTGAAAAGGTCTCTTTGATGACCATGCATGCGGCCAAAGGGCTTGAGTTTCCAGTGGTCTTTCTTACAGGATGCGAAAACGGCACGATCCCCTTTGCAAGGGACGGTAAAACCGTGGAAGACCCGGATGAAGAACGCCGCCTTTTTTATGTGGGCATGACCCGGGCAAAGGAGATGCTCTATTTGACATATGCACGAAAAAGACGCATATTCGGCCGGGAGCAGCAAAAAATCCGGTCTTGTTTTATTGATGATATTGAAAAGAAACTGGCCCGGTATGAAAAGGGAAAAAAGCAGGTTAAAAAACAGAAAACCAGGGATATTCAGCTGGAATTATTTTAAATCCTGCCCAAAACGTTAATAATCCAGCACAAATTAGTGCCTGAACGGAAACCCGAGTTTGGACGAAAAGTTGCCCAGATGCAAGGCACAGAAAAATTTGCAACCGGAGCATACTAACGTATGTGAGGATTGCAAATTTTTCTGTAACGCCGCAGGTGGGTGACTTTTCGTTCAAACACAAATTAGAAATTTAAAAATGGAACGTAAACCTTATAAAAAAATGGAATGTGACCATGGCCACTGCCTTGAAATTTTTGACGATTCAAGAAAAATCGGGGCAGATGCCTGGGTAGTGATCATGACCGCGACAATGAAAATTCCTGTGGAAGCATCATTGTTCGCATCTGAACCGTTGTCTGATAGTAAATTTAATGATATTTTGAATACATTAGGGTCTCCCATTGAATATCGTTACCGGCTGGAACGCAACATGATCATGGATCATGAAAAGGATGCCGTGCTGGAAAATCTGGTAAATACATTTCTTGAAAATACCGGTCGATACGTGGCTAACCCTAAGTTTCCGGAGAAACTTGCATTAAAAGCGTACAGGGATCGGGTTGAAAAGGGTAAAAAAAAATAGAAAGGTAACTATTTCGCGTTGGTGGGCGGCATTTTTTCTGTTTATATGTCTGTGCATGATCTGCCCCTGCACAGCCCTGGGGGATATATACCGGTATATTGACGCCGATGGGGTGGTGCATTTTACCAATACGCCTACGGCCGAAGGCTATATCCTTTATCTCAAGGAAAAGAGGGGGGACAGGGTACAGGCCCGGACAAGAAGATTCAGGGCGGGGCCTGATGTCTACGACACTATTATTCTCAAAGCCGCCAGGGCCTTTGGTGTGGACCATGCTTTGATCAAAGCCGTAATCCATGCGGAGTCCAGTTTTAATCCTAAGGCCGTGTCCAGCAAAGGGGCGCGGGGGCTTATGCAGATCATGCCCCAGAACGATATCTCCCTGAATATTTCAAACCCCTTTGATCCGTCCCAGAACATCATGGGCGGCACCCGTTATTTGAAGCGGATGCTCAATCGGTATAATGAAAAGCTTGCCCTGGCGCTTGCTGCCTATAACGCCGGCCCTTCGGCTGTGGACAAATACAAAAATATACCGCCTTATGAAGAGACCCAGACCTATGTACAAAAGGTGATGTCCTTGTATTCACGGTATAAAAGCAGCTAGTGTTTGAACGAAAAGTCACCCACCTGCGGCGTTGCAGAAAAATTTGCATCTGGGCAACGTTTCGTCCAAACACGAGTTTTCTTTTACGCCTCAGTCTTGATCGTCTTTATGAAATCAAGTAATTTGTCGCGCATTTCCGGACGTTTAAGGGAAAATGATAGATTGGCCATTTGAAATCCGACCTTATCCCCGCAGTCAAACCGGGTACCCTTGAATTTATATCCAAAGATCGGCTGTTCGGTTAAAAGTCCCTTCATGGCGTCAGTGAGCTGGATTTCGCCGCCGGCACCGGTTTGTTTCTTTCCAAGATACTTCCAGATTTTGGGGGTAAGGATGTACCGGCCCACAATGGCCAGGTTGGACGGCGCCTCTTCGGGTTTTGGTTTTTCCACCATGTCATTGATTTTTACCATATCTTCTTCCAGAGGGCTTGCATCCAGAATGCCGTATTTATCCGTCTGATCCTTTTCCACTTCCATGACAGCGGCAATGGAGGCGCGGAACCGTTCAAATTTTTCTACCATTTCAGAAAGTACAGGCTTATTCGGAGTTTGGATCATATCGTCGGCCAGAAGCACGGCAAAGGGCTCGTCCCCCACAATATCCCTGGCGCACCAGATGGCATGTCCAAGTCCTAACGGATCATGCTGGCGGGTGTAGACAATGGTGCCGGTTTCGGGGACCAGTTCATTGATCTGTCGCAGCAAGTCGGTTTTACCCTTGGCTTTGAGCATGGTTTCTAATTCATAACTGCGGTCAAAGTGGTCTTCCAGGGCCTTTTTTGTCCGGCCCGTGACAAAGATGATTTGTTCAATGCCGGCGTCAAACGCCTCTTCAACAGCATATTGGATAATGGGTTTATCCACCACGGTCAGCATCTCCTTGGCCATGGCTTTTGTGGCCGGGATGAACCGGGTGCCAAGACCTGCTACCGGTAATACAGCTTTTTTTACTTTCATAATGACTCCTTGAATGCGTGATACTGAAATTTTCCCTTATGTTCGGGGCAGGGCCCGTCAGAATAGGCTCTAATGTTTGAACGAATATTTTAATTGAAGTTTTTTATGTTCAAACCTCTTTATTTTTAGATTAGCAGGGCTGTTGTGTCAAACCCAAAATAAACAACCCCACAGGGTTTGTGGAGACATTTGCTGGAGCGGTTCGGCTATCCGATTGACATTATTGCCTATTTCCAGTATGGTATTTGACTTTTGTATTGCTTGTTATTAATTGATGAGGAAATAGTTAATGAACGCTGAAAATAAGACGGATGAAACACAGGCCAGAGCGGAAATTCCGCCCGAGCAGCTTAGCCTTAAAAGCCGGTTTAAATTCAAATGCCATAAAGGTGTCTCCTGTTTTACCGAGTGCTGCAGGGGGATTGATATCATGCTCACCCCCTATGACATTTTAACCATGCGCAAAAAATTGGATATAGATTCGGAAAAATTTTTGTCCATATTTACCACGCCCCAGCTTCTTGAAAAAGCAGATCTGCCTGTGGTAACACTTAAGCTTTTGGATGATGAGCGAAAATCCTGTCCATTTGTCCAGGACGAGGAGGGATGCGTAATTTATGAAGACCGTCCCACCACCTGCCGGTACTATCCCCTTGGCGTGGGGTCTTTGAGTTACTCAGGGGAGCAGGGTGATAATGAGGATAAGGAAGAGTTCTTTTTTATGATCAAGGAACCCCATTGCAAAGGCTTTGATGAACCAGACGAATGGACCGTAGAGGAATGGCGTGAAGACCAGGGCGTGGATCTGCGTGACGAGGTCAATGAAGGCTGGCTGGATCTCATGGTTCGTAAAAAATCTTTGCCGGCCAGCATGAAGCTGTCCGAAAATGCCAAGCAGATGTTTTTTACGGTATGCTATAATATCGATAAGTTTAAACAGTTCGTGTTTGAATCCTCTTTTCTTACCAGGTACAACATTCCGGAAGAACGGGTGGCCGAGATTAAGGATGATGATGTGAAACTGCTCCAATTTGGATTTGAATGGCTAAAAGTTACCTTTTTCCATGCCGGAGAGGAGATGTTTAACCCCAAAGAGAAAAA comes from uncultured Desulfobacter sp. and encodes:
- a CDS encoding HAD hydrolase-like protein, which codes for MIENIFFDLDGTLTDPKEGITRCIQFALEEFDVEKPHADQLTWCIGPPLRDSFSKILETTDKDKIKHAYTTYRKRFAVKGLYENRVYPDVHNSLNMIKKSGFRIFLATSKPEIYAKQILDHFDLSKYFNKAYGSNLNGSLTDKGELIAHILKTENLDPGKTVIVGDRVYDIAGGQKNGIMTAAVTYGYGSREEITSSQPDIIFDSFSDLLPFLEITTPTRTECCQR
- a CDS encoding UvrD-helicase domain-containing protein, giving the protein MKFIADLHIHSKYSRATAKNLDLEHIYHTAQVKGITLVGTGDFTHPAWIQEIETKLEPAEPGLFALKDEIARQIDADVPASCKGPVRFILQSEISNIYKKDARVRKNHNLIYMPDLDTVKKFNARLDAIGNIKSDGRPILGLDARDLLEIMLETSDQGFFIPAHIWTPWFSMFGSKSGFDTIEECFGDLSSHIFACETGLSSDPPMNWRVTDLDRVRLVSNSDAHSPGFLGRNASVFDTDLAFDAVRRALETHDLAAYKGTLDMYPHQGKYHYDGHRKCGVCLNPDETAALGGICPECGKPLTLGVLYRVQELADRPEGFKPENRHPHSYVVPLADMLSQILGVGPNTKKVKTHYDKAVNALGPELDILTQLSPEIIERAGVPLLAQAIQKMRDGDIHIDPGYDGEYGKVNIFTREEKEHIQGEKSLFGSPLPRKKTKKTPGTPHIRKKPQNKDAVLPSPEKKVPPVSVAPGHILDGLNPEQDRAVKSQSKAVVIQAGPGTGKTRTLTARIAWLLRENKAAPENILALTFTNKAAGELADRIESFIPQGGQLVTAATFHGFCLQMLRRYSNFKRGLMEDDLRLEMLAQAVKDVTGEKKVPKKTVSKLDAWISRQKQQLKEPGDETQEDTENNPIEDFDPVWPDVYKAYDRILQERGLADFEDLIFICFRLFSRDEVLLEQIRHQYKYIFVDEYQDLNLGQYRLVRLIAQNSHIFVIGDPDQSIYGFRGSDSRFFNRFELDFPECEQIRLRQNYRSTQTILDASFQVICTGDEVENEARKIYASLDGKQKISINETASESAEAVAVGKVIEKGVGGLSFLSMDKGTGPDSGTDREYAFSDFAVLYRTRQQALAFTRAFEKAGIPFQTADREHWADMAGIKDLLALMRISLNRSSDAERQQFVQFLPRVETLTVPMNTSALLDTLGDWLDIKALGQTDEKLAAAWQRLNVLADRYPSPCDLLDALRLDQDPDFLDKTVEKVSLMTMHAAKGLEFPVVFLTGCENGTIPFARDGKTVEDPDEERRLFYVGMTRAKEMLYLTYARKRRIFGREQQKIRSCFIDDIEKKLARYEKGKKQVKKQKTRDIQLELF
- a CDS encoding MoxR family ATPase, encoding MTGFNTYTKLFQSITNVIKGQDNTITLLLSGFAAGGHILLEDAPGNGKTTLAKALAFSADADFKRIQFTPDLLPSDVCGVSIFDPSTQAFRLHKGPVFTNILLADEINRASPRTQSALLEAMAESQVSIDGKILKLDDFFFVIATQNPVESRGTYPLPEAQMDRFALKLSMGYVGPQDEVAILTNQEKKEPVNAVNPCVTTSEILAMKEAVDHVFISEELKYYIVNLVGQTRAHKGITLGAGHRASITLMKTAKAYALFSGSDFVTPEHIQELAIPVMAHRLVLNPEFSFAGNSSAGTIHDIVRSTKAPG
- a CDS encoding lytic transglycosylase domain-containing protein; the protein is MKRVKKNRKVTISRWWAAFFLFICLCMICPCTALGDIYRYIDADGVVHFTNTPTAEGYILYLKEKRGDRVQARTRRFRAGPDVYDTIILKAARAFGVDHALIKAVIHAESSFNPKAVSSKGARGLMQIMPQNDISLNISNPFDPSQNIMGGTRYLKRMLNRYNEKLALALAAYNAGPSAVDKYKNIPPYEETQTYVQKVMSLYSRYKSS
- a CDS encoding YbgC/FadM family acyl-CoA thioesterase, which gives rise to METEIKIRGYHTDLYQHVNNARYLEFLEEARWQLLENHMDLESFMKKGFLFFVVNINISYKSQARVNDLIRIRSGMANIGNKSAVVRQQVLNLTTGLVSVDADIIFVLSDSKGKALKLEGEVLETLNRIPVFEE
- the galU gene encoding UTP--glucose-1-phosphate uridylyltransferase GalU — protein: MKVKKAVLPVAGLGTRFIPATKAMAKEMLTVVDKPIIQYAVEEAFDAGIEQIIFVTGRTKKALEDHFDRSYELETMLKAKGKTDLLRQINELVPETGTIVYTRQHDPLGLGHAIWCARDIVGDEPFAVLLADDMIQTPNKPVLSEMVEKFERFRASIAAVMEVEKDQTDKYGILDASPLEEDMVKINDMVEKPKPEEAPSNLAIVGRYILTPKIWKYLGKKQTGAGGEIQLTDAMKGLLTEQPIFGYKFKGTRFDCGDKVGFQMANLSFSLKRPEMRDKLLDFIKTIKTEA
- a CDS encoding NifB/NifX family molybdenum-iron cluster-binding protein — its product is MKIAITALGKDLDAQVSDKPGTASHLLVIDTLSKELQCFEGPGKFRPGSGLQLVTMAINEKCDAFLAGWLSPISQRQLEARGITVVTGMTGKVAQALEKFEQKHAADSTVLPKESVGASLLSNTQALTQACRQALTQIGSMLPTIAGVVFLIGLLTAFIPQRLLSDFFFGGTLQGIFKGALVGSLFTGNPANSYIIGKELLDQGIGIGPVIALICAWVTVGIVQLPAESAALGKRFAIARNFLCFILSMVIALIMVGFM
- a CDS encoding thioredoxin family protein, whose product is MDNTTKEQIKAWTPLGRPTLSIANTEHPEQKQFEGFARQWQEISNSISWIKGSQPADLPGFFLKNNIIYSALPLERELSPFLNGLDSLDKPNPGAGIQKTLDTIDVPCRLTLYIALQCPHCPGMVERLIPLAAACENIHLHIIDGSLFPEKAQEDKVMSAPCLILDDDARWTGDVTEEEILDMIVNKESMNLDTKALKTILEDGRAEWITEQMLASNRLFKGFAGLLLHETWSVRLGAMVVVEALAEKAPALCAELEKILTEAFSTKDVPVQGDILYALGEIGTPDTRDWITAHQDALSHEDLKDAAEDAIESIQDRFDL
- a CDS encoding YkgJ family cysteine cluster protein, which translates into the protein MNAENKTDETQARAEIPPEQLSLKSRFKFKCHKGVSCFTECCRGIDIMLTPYDILTMRKKLDIDSEKFLSIFTTPQLLEKADLPVVTLKLLDDERKSCPFVQDEEGCVIYEDRPTTCRYYPLGVGSLSYSGEQGDNEDKEEFFFMIKEPHCKGFDEPDEWTVEEWREDQGVDLRDEVNEGWLDLMVRKKSLPASMKLSENAKQMFFTVCYNIDKFKQFVFESSFLTRYNIPEERVAEIKDDDVKLLQFGFEWLKVTFFHAGEEMFNPKEKNGDTTAAEE